TGGTCCCCCGATCGCGTACTCGACGTTACCGTGCAGGAATGGCTGCCGACCGTACCTCGACCGATCCGCATGACCCGTACGACCCGTACGACCCGCAGGACCCGTACGACTCACACGACCCGCGCCACCCCAGCTCCGCGTCTGCGGATTCCGGCGCGACGCTGCCGGTCCCGTTGGTCTCGGTGTCCGGCACACCGGCCGAATGCGGGGCCGGCTACGGCGCGGCCGTGGCCGAGACCATCTCCGTCAACGCCGCGCTCTATCTGCGGCGGTTCCGGGACGAGGCCGGGCTGAGCACGGCGGCCGTGCGCATCGCGGGCGGTGCCTTCCGCGCCGCCACCCAGCAGGCGCACCCACGGGTCGCCGCGATGCTGGACGGGGTGGCGGACGGCGCGGGCGTCGCGGTGGAGGAGATCTACGCCCTCAACGCCCGTACCGAGCTGCTCTACGGCACGACCACCAGCGGCGTCGGCACCGGGGTCGCCGGTGCCGCCCCGCCGCAGGGCCCCCTCGACGACGACCCGACCCGGGGCGCTCCGGACGGGGCCGACGGCGGATGTACGACGGTCGGGGTGCTCGGCACCCACTCCGACAGTGGCCACCTGCTGCTGGGACAGAACTGGGACTGGCACCCGGACCAGCGGGTCGCGATGCTGCTGCTCGCCACCCTCGACGAGCGCGGCACGGCGGTGCTCACCCTCGCCGAGGCGGGCATGCTCGCCAAGACGGGTCTCAACTCCGCCGGCCTCGGTGTCTGCGTCAACATGTTGGGCTGCGACCGGGACGGGCTGGGTGCCGGCCGTACGCCCGGCGTGCCGTACCACGTCCTGCTGCGGGCGGTGCTGGAAGCCGGCAACCTGGGCCAGGCGACCCGGGTGGCCTGTCGTACCGCCCGCAACGCGTCGATCAACCTGCTGCTCGGGCAGGCCGGTCCGCGTGGTGGCGAACTTCTCGATCTGGAGGTCGTGCCCGGCGACGTCGGCTGGGCCCACCCGGTGGACGGGGTGCTGACTCACGCCAACCACCTGGAGACCGGTCTCCCGGTCCGCGACACGTTGAAGGATCTGGGCGGATCATCGCTGTTTCGGGCGGCCCGGGCCCGTCGTCTGCTTGCCGACCAGTCGCGCGGCCGGTCCATCGGGTACGCCGATCTCGCCTCGGTGTTCCACGACCACCTGGGTGCTCCGCTGGCGATCTGTCGTCACCTGGACGAGCGTGACCCGGTGGCGGACCAGGCCGAGACGGTCTACTCGGTCCTGCTCGACCTCGACGAACGCCGGTTGGGACTGGCCGTCGGCCCGCCCTGCCGGCATGACTACCACTGGATGAACCTGGCCTCGGCCGTACCCGGCGGTGTGGTCGCCCCGGCAT
The sequence above is a segment of the Solwaraspora sp. WMMD406 genome. Coding sequences within it:
- a CDS encoding C45 family peptidase, with translation MAADRTSTDPHDPYDPYDPQDPYDSHDPRHPSSASADSGATLPVPLVSVSGTPAECGAGYGAAVAETISVNAALYLRRFRDEAGLSTAAVRIAGGAFRAATQQAHPRVAAMLDGVADGAGVAVEEIYALNARTELLYGTTTSGVGTGVAGAAPPQGPLDDDPTRGAPDGADGGCTTVGVLGTHSDSGHLLLGQNWDWHPDQRVAMLLLATLDERGTAVLTLAEAGMLAKTGLNSAGLGVCVNMLGCDRDGLGAGRTPGVPYHVLLRAVLEAGNLGQATRVACRTARNASINLLLGQAGPRGGELLDLEVVPGDVGWAHPVDGVLTHANHLETGLPVRDTLKDLGGSSLFRAARARRLLADQSRGRSIGYADLASVFHDHLGAPLAICRHLDERDPVADQAETVYSVLLDLDERRLGLAVGPPCRHDYHWMNLASAVPGGVVAPASITG